The Streptomyces sp. NBC_01353 genome contains a region encoding:
- a CDS encoding PepSY domain-containing protein: MTIDDPARPDTAEAPTTPDAAAASGGGKGTWSALRPLVLRLHFYAGVLIAPFLLIAAASGLLYALSFQAEKVVYAHELEVPVGDKVLPLSQQVHAATKVNPNGTVTAVWPSAEDGATTRVLMADPDVEEGKSLAVFVDPYTAEVRGQLPSYGGSGALPLRTWIDELHRDLHLGDLGRNYSELAASWLWVIALGGLALWIGRKRKNRRALLVPERGPKSRRRTLSWHGTVGLWAVTGLVLLSATGLTWSRYAGENIGAVQDQLGGATPTVSATLEGAAGGSSEHEGHGGGHQAPAAKGPDVGIDRIVEAARAEGIEGKTSVVLPSEGKGYVVKETDTQFPVHLDSVAVDPADGAVMDELRFADYPVLAQLTRFGIDAHTGVFLGLFNQLALAALALSLILLILWGYRMWWLRRPGRPVARGAWRKVPATMLLPLLAATALVGWFVPMLGISLLAFLVVDLALGLVARARSRA, translated from the coding sequence ATGACCATTGACGATCCCGCGCGCCCGGACACTGCGGAAGCGCCCACCACCCCCGACGCGGCCGCCGCGAGCGGCGGCGGAAAGGGGACCTGGAGCGCCCTGCGCCCCCTCGTCCTGCGCCTGCACTTCTACGCCGGCGTTCTCATCGCCCCCTTCCTGCTGATCGCCGCCGCCAGCGGCCTGCTCTACGCGCTCTCGTTCCAGGCGGAGAAGGTCGTCTACGCGCACGAGCTGGAGGTCCCCGTCGGCGACAAGGTCCTGCCGCTCTCGCAGCAGGTCCACGCCGCCACCAAGGTCAACCCCAACGGCACCGTCACCGCCGTCTGGCCCTCCGCCGAGGACGGCGCCACCACCCGCGTCCTCATGGCCGACCCCGACGTCGAGGAAGGCAAGTCCCTCGCCGTCTTCGTCGACCCGTACACCGCCGAAGTACGCGGACAACTGCCCAGCTACGGCGGCTCGGGCGCCCTTCCGCTGCGCACCTGGATCGACGAACTCCACCGCGATCTGCACCTCGGCGACCTCGGCCGCAACTACAGCGAACTGGCCGCCAGCTGGCTGTGGGTGATAGCCCTCGGCGGTCTGGCGCTCTGGATCGGCCGCAAGCGGAAGAACCGTCGCGCCCTCCTCGTCCCCGAGCGCGGCCCGAAGTCGCGCCGCCGCACGCTGTCCTGGCACGGCACGGTCGGCCTGTGGGCCGTCACCGGACTGGTCCTGCTCTCCGCCACCGGCCTGACCTGGTCGCGGTACGCGGGCGAGAACATCGGCGCGGTCCAGGACCAGCTCGGCGGCGCCACCCCGACCGTCTCCGCGACCCTCGAAGGCGCGGCCGGCGGCTCCTCGGAGCACGAGGGCCACGGCGGCGGTCACCAGGCCCCGGCCGCCAAGGGCCCGGACGTCGGCATCGACCGGATCGTCGAGGCGGCCCGCGCGGAGGGCATCGAGGGCAAGACGTCCGTCGTCCTGCCCTCCGAGGGCAAGGGGTACGTGGTCAAGGAGACCGACACCCAGTTCCCCGTCCACCTGGACTCGGTGGCGGTGGACCCGGCCGACGGCGCGGTCATGGACGAGCTCCGGTTCGCCGACTACCCGGTGCTCGCCCAGCTGACCCGCTTCGGCATCGACGCCCACACGGGTGTCTTCCTGGGCCTGTTCAACCAGCTGGCGCTCGCGGCCCTGGCGCTCTCGCTGATCCTGCTGATCCTGTGGGGCTACCGGATGTGGTGGCTCCGCCGCCCCGGCCGGCCGGTCGCGCGCGGTGCCTGGCGGAAGGTTCCGGCGACGATGCTGCTGCCACTGCTCGCGGCGACGGCCCTCGTGGGCTGGTTCGTCCCGATGCTGGGCATCAGCCTGCTGGCGTTCCTGGTGGTCGACCTCGCCCTCGGCCTGGTGGCCAGGGCGAGGTCCCGGGCCTGA
- a CDS encoding winged helix-turn-helix domain-containing protein: protein MAHTQTGTASLTAVRPLRPRLRAVDPDEVVDLSRVADFLPPGATLLPAPPNALPTLPGRPPMVGYLVLLPVDQEEPAPAPGPGPVAEEQGPVAIDNAQRTAVVDGQPMDLTYLEFELLAHLVAHPHRVHTRDQLVTTVWGYGHVGDGRTVDVHVARLRRKLGAEHRRTIQTVRRVGYKYTP from the coding sequence ATGGCCCACACCCAGACCGGTACCGCGTCCCTGACCGCCGTCCGTCCCCTTCGGCCCCGGCTTCGTGCCGTCGATCCCGACGAGGTCGTCGACCTCTCCCGGGTCGCGGACTTCCTGCCCCCGGGCGCCACGCTGCTTCCCGCGCCTCCGAACGCGCTGCCCACGCTGCCCGGGCGGCCGCCGATGGTCGGGTACCTGGTGCTGCTGCCCGTCGACCAGGAGGAGCCCGCGCCGGCCCCCGGCCCCGGCCCCGTGGCCGAGGAGCAGGGGCCGGTGGCCATCGACAACGCGCAGCGGACCGCCGTCGTGGACGGGCAGCCGATGGATCTCACGTACCTCGAGTTCGAACTGCTCGCCCACCTCGTCGCCCACCCCCACCGGGTGCACACCCGCGACCAGTTGGTCACGACGGTCTGGGGGTACGGGCATGTGGGCGACGGGCGGACCGTCGACGTCCATGTCGCCCGGCTGCGCCGCAAGCTGGGCGCCGAGCACCGCCGCACGATCCAGACCGTGCGGCGGGTGGGCTACAAGTACACGCCGTGA
- the glnII gene encoding glutamine synthetase, whose translation MTFKAEYIWIDGTEPTAKLRSKTKILPGTGATLEELPIWGFDGSSTNQAKGHASDRVLKPVFVCPDPIRGGADILVMCEVLNTDMTPHESNTRAALAEVYAKYAAQEPIFGIEQEYTFFDGERPLGFPVGGFPAPQGGYYCGVGADEIFGRDIVEAHLENCLTAGLGISGINAEVMPGQWEFQVGPLAPLEVADQLWIARWLLYRTAEDFKVSATLDPKPVKGDWNGAGAHTNFSTKAMREGYDAIITAAESLGEGSKPLDHVKNYGAGIDDRLTGLHETAPWDQYSYGVSDRGASVRIPWQVEQDQKGYIEDRRPNANVDPYTVTRLLVDTCCEALEKAGQV comes from the coding sequence GTGACCTTCAAGGCTGAGTACATCTGGATCGACGGCACCGAGCCGACCGCGAAGCTTCGCTCCAAGACGAAGATTCTGCCGGGCACGGGCGCCACGCTGGAGGAGCTGCCGATCTGGGGCTTCGACGGATCCAGCACGAACCAGGCCAAGGGCCACGCCTCGGACCGTGTCCTCAAGCCGGTCTTCGTCTGCCCGGACCCGATCCGCGGCGGCGCCGACATCCTGGTGATGTGCGAGGTCCTCAACACGGACATGACGCCGCACGAGTCCAACACGCGTGCCGCGCTGGCCGAGGTCTACGCGAAGTACGCCGCGCAGGAGCCGATCTTCGGCATCGAGCAGGAGTACACCTTCTTCGACGGCGAGCGCCCGCTCGGCTTCCCGGTCGGCGGCTTCCCGGCCCCGCAGGGCGGCTACTACTGCGGTGTCGGCGCCGACGAGATCTTCGGCCGTGACATCGTCGAGGCGCACCTGGAGAACTGCCTGACGGCGGGCCTGGGCATCTCCGGCATCAACGCCGAGGTCATGCCGGGCCAGTGGGAGTTCCAGGTCGGCCCGCTGGCGCCGCTCGAGGTCGCGGACCAGCTGTGGATCGCGCGCTGGCTGCTCTACCGCACGGCCGAGGACTTCAAGGTCTCGGCGACGCTGGACCCGAAGCCGGTGAAGGGCGACTGGAACGGCGCGGGCGCGCACACCAACTTCTCGACGAAGGCGATGCGCGAGGGCTACGACGCGATCATCACCGCGGCCGAGTCGCTGGGCGAGGGCTCGAAGCCGCTCGACCACGTCAAGAACTACGGCGCCGGCATCGACGACCGCCTGACGGGTCTGCACGAGACCGCCCCGTGGGACCAGTACTCCTACGGCGTCTCGGACCGCGGCGCCTCGGTCCGTATCCCGTGGCAGGTCGAGCAGGACCAGAAGGGCTACATCGAGGACCGCCGCCCGAACGCGAACGTGGACCCGTACACGGTGACCCGCCTCCTGGTGGACACCTGCTGCGAGGCCCTGGAGAAGGCCGGCCAGGTCTGA